CTTATAGCTTGGTGACCTACAAGACCGTTTTTCTCAAGGCTCATTACCCAGCGGAATTCATGGCCTGTGTCATCTCAAACCAAGGCGGTTATTATTCTGCGCAGGCCTATCTTTCGGAGTGCCGGCGCATGGGGCTTCAAATCCTTCTTCCTCATATCAATGAGAGCGTGTTTCCCTATTCGGGTAAAGACCGCACGGTGCGCGTGGGTTTTATGCAGATTCAAGGTGTGCGCCGCCAAGCCTGGGAATTGCTCTTGGAAGAGCGCTCTAAGAACGGGGCTTTTAGGGATTTTGAAAATTTTCTAGGGCGGACGCATTTTCAAGCTGCGGAAATCCGCACCCTGATCAAAGCGGGGTGTTTTGACTGTTTCAACCTGCCCCGCCCCCGGCTGGTATGGCAACTCTATGAATGGATGTACCGCAAGGATCGCAATCAGAGTATGGACAGCCGCACACTCTTCGACGCCCAAATGGAGGACTTGCCAGCAGCACCTGAACTCAAACAAGGACTGCGGCTCCAACATGAGCGTGCCGCCCTCGGGCTATTGGCAAGCTGCCACCCCATGGAGCTCTATCCGGAACAACTCAAAAGGCTCCCATTTTTGGCAGCAGCACAAATCCACACCGTGGGAAACCGGAGCCCCGGTACTGAGGTCCAGATGGCCGGGATGCTGGTGACCGGAAAATTAGTGAGCACTAAGCACGGAGAGCCCATGGAATTCCTGACTTTTGAGGACTCCACCGGCATTTACGACGCCACCTTTTTTCCGCAAACTTACCGGCGCTTTTGCCGTATGCTCACCAAGACACGGCCATTTGTATTAAGGGGAAAGCTGGAACCCAACTATGGAGTGGTAACGTTGACGGTGAAAAACGCGGAGTTTCTGGATTGAGCCGGGTGTTCAGCACCACGCCATCCCAAGCCGACTTTTAGGGAGGCGTGGCAGACTTGGCGGAACAAAGATTGCTTCATTCCATTCGCAATGACGGACTGTGGCGTCAAACACCCCTAGAGGACTTCAACACGCTCGAGCGTAATGAGCCCTTCCGCAACCATCTCCTTGAGTTGCGGTAAGAGCGCCTCGATCTTCTCTGCGGTATCTACTATTTCAATCACAATGGGCAGATCCTCGGAGAGCCTCAGGAGCTTGGCTGTGTGCATGTGAGCCTTGGCTCCAAAACCCATAAAACCTTTAATACAGGTGACACCCGCCATGTGTTCAGCGCGCGCCAAGTCGACAATGGCTTCGAAGAGGGGCTTGCCCTCCCATTTGTCCTGCTCACCGATAAAAATTCTGATAAGGCGGCTGTCAGTCATGATTCCCTTCTTTTCAGTGCTCGACACCAGAGTGACCGGCAGGCGTCATGGCGAGCAAAGCGCGGCCATCTATGTTCCGCAAAGATTGCCACTCCTCGCACACAGCTCGGCCCGCAATGACTAACCCAGCCATTCGATTATGGTCAGACTGCCGAAGCCATAACCGTCCCGATCCAGAGGGCGGCAAAGCCCAGGATTAAACTCACTGCTAAATTACCACCCGCCAAAAGCGATTGTCCCTGTTGGATCATCTTCCAGCTCTCAAAGATAAGCGTGGAAAAGGTGGTAAATGCTCCGAAGAGGCCGATCATCCAAAAAATCCGCATCTCCGGAGTCATCAAGAATTTCCGTTCTGCCAAAGAGGCCAAAAAGCCGACCCCGAAACAACCCAGGGTATTCACCGCCAGGGTGCCGTAAGCAAAACCGGTTCCCAACAGGCGGTACACCACGCCGGAAAGCACATAACGGCCCACGGCGCCGAAAACACCCCCCGCTGCTAATAAAATAAACTTGTTCATTTGCTGGTTGACCGGGTGTCAGGCACCCAATGCGATTCTTAGTATTTTACCGAGCAACCGTAAGGCTGGGTTGCAGGAGTCGAGACTTTACGCCCGTCCAAAACCTGATCCAGTGCCTGGGCCACCCAGTTGCGAGTATCGGGCCCGATTTCACCGTGAGGTTGGTCATCGATGGCCCCGTTATAAATCCGGATCCCGTCCGGATCCAAAATATGCATGTGCGGTGTTGTTTTGGAGCCGTAAGCGCGGCCCACCTTACCGCTCTCATCCAACAGTACGGCTGTCGGGAAAGCCCCCTTGTCCCGGGTCAACTCCCCCGCCCTTTCCGGCGGAAAATTCCCCTGTTTGCCCGGAGCCGAAGACACGATAGACAGCCACACTACACCCTGAGCCGTATACTTCCTTTGCAGTGACTGCATGTTACCCGAGTCATAGTGTTTTCTCACAAAGGGGCAATCGTGATTCAGCCACTCCAAAACCACGTACTTGCCTCTGTAATCGGAGAGCGAGTGTTGCTTCCCATTTGTGTCCGGCAAAGAAAAGTCCGGCCCAAGCTCTCCGATACCCGTACCGCTTGCAATTCCCTGGGCATTCACATCGGCATTAACCGCGGGTAATGCCCACAAAAACGAGACAGCAAGTGCCAGACAAATCCATCGGCGCATTTAGATCCTCCTCGGTTTAACCCCATTCCAGGCTCTTGGGGCAAGAAGCAAGGGTCTCAGAAACACCCCCATGGGTCAAGCACATTCGCAATCACTCCAGGGAATCAAGCGCCGCCAAAACAATCCCCGGCGTAAGAACTTCGGGCAAAATTTGCGGGGGAGCCTGCGGATCCCGGCCGTAAAGCACATAAAGAGGAACTCCGCTGCGGCCGAAACGCTGCAAGGCCTGAGTAATCTTCGCATCCCGGGAAGTCCAATCCGCGACCAGCAAATGCACCCCCAGCGTCTCAAATCGTTTTTCGACCTCAGGGGTGTGCAAGGCCACACGTTTGTTTACCTGACAGGTCAAACACCAGGCAGCAGTAAAGTCCACAAATACGGGTTCCCCCTGGGCGCGCAAGGCCTGCACCCTGGATTCCGAATAGGGCTCCCATTGCAAAGTAAGCTCCTGGGGCGCGGCAGCCGGAGTGCCCGGCATCGGGCTCAGCTCTCCTGCCTTCGACATGGCCCAAATCACGGCCAAAAGAATCAGAAGGAGTGCAGTGACTCGGGCCACAGCACGGACCCAAGGTTTTTGCGAAGGAGAGCCCCAACGCCCCAAAACCCAGGCTCCGATACCCGCCACCCAAAAAGCAAAGAGCAGCTTGAGCACCATATGGGTCCCTGCCTGATGGCCTAAAACCCACAACAGCCACCATACCGTCACCATCAAAAGAAAACCGAGAAACTGTTTAAAGGACTCCATCCAGCGTCCCGGTTTGGGCACATAGCGCAGCAAAGCCGGAGACGAGGACAACAAAACATAGGGGGAGGCCATACCCAATCCCAAACCCGTAAAGATCAGCATGGAAACCCAGGGCGACTGGGTGAGGCCATAGCCCAAAGCAGATCCCATAAAGGGCGCCGTGCACGGCGTGGCCACGGCAGTGGCCAGAAATCCGCTTAGAAAGGACCCGGTAAAACCGGTTTTGCGGCTGGCCTTTGCGCTCTGCGTGGAAATCGAAAGCCCGATTTCAAACACACCGAAAAGACTCAGGCCCAATAGAAAGAACAAGCATGACAAAGCAACCAAAAAAGGAGGTGATTGCAGTTGAAAGCCCCAGCCCAGCTGCGCGCCGCCGGCCCGCAGGGCCAGAAGCAAACCCGCCAGAATCCAAAAAGAGACCAGTACCCCTGCTCCAAAAACCAATCCGTGTTGCCAAGGCTTCTCGCCCTTGTGATGAGTCTTTTCGACCAAACTCAGAATCTTGAGTGAAAGCACGGGCAGCACGCAGGGCATAAGGTTTAGAATGACGCCACCCAAAAAGGCAAAGATCAAGGCCAACCACAAGCTCATAGCGGGCACAGGGGCTTGGGCCGGACCGGCCGGCAAAGGCAGTAAAGAATCTGCAACCGGTTCAGGGGGCGATTCCGGAAGCGGCGCCGGTACCTTAACCACCGCAGGCGGGTCCTCAGGCAACGGACCCAAGGGAATATCAATATTCAGAGCATGCACATCTTTGAAATCATCAGTGGAAAAATCCGCCACCAACACCCCTTCCGCCCGCTGGGGCACGCCCTGTGCCAATGAGGAAACCTGTAAGCTGAGCACATAGTTGCCCTGCTCCTCTTCCAGCTCCTGGTCTGCGGCATATTCCACTAATCCGGATTCCACAGGAAAAAACTGCAGCTTTTTGAGCTTTCTATCAAGGGGGGAGCGAGGCGCCAGATTCAGAACCACACGATTGGAATTAGCCACCCCCTCCACCTGCCAGTCGCGGGAGTCCACGGGCAATTCACTTCGAGCTTGGGCAAAGGCACCCACGGATCTGAGGCTTGGAGGCGGAATCGATTTCCGGACAGGCATCTTTAAAGAAAGATCCGCGCCTTCGGGCACACAACTTTCCTTACAGACCAACCAGTCGGCTCGCACTCCAATCTCGACGCTCTGACCCGGCTCCACTTTGGGAGAGACACTGATCTCGGTGAGCAAAAAAATCTCCCGCTCAAACCCAAAATTGGCGAGAGGCCCTAACTCGATGCGCTCGGGATAGGGCCAGTGCACCGGACCGGCCTCAAAACCCTCCGGCAGTTTCCAGCTCAGCCGGGTGGGCAAACCGGAATCCCCGGGATTCTTCCAATAGGTGTGCCAATGGGGCAGCGTCTTCACACGCACAGCCACCCAGAATGTTTGGCCCGGCTGGACCCACTCCACCTCTGAAAGCAGCTCGGCTCTCACGTGCTCCGTGCGCACGGGTTGAGCCCAAAGGCTGTTCACGCCCAGGAAGCAGAGGGATAATGTGAGGGTCAGGTTTTTTAGGAAACGACGCATATAAGAAGTATTCTAGTACTTAGAATAGTTGGAGACAAATGGATTCCCGCCTCCGCGGGAATGACAGAGCTAGACATCCATGTGGGATCTCGATTACAACCAACGTCTCCGTAACCTGGCCCGGCAAGGAATCTATCTCGGAACAAGTTCATGGAAATACCTGGGCTGGGTCGGGTCCATCTACAGCAAAGACCGCTACCTCTATCGCGGCAAAATGGCCCGGACACGCTTTGACCGGGACTGTCTGGCCGAGTATGCCGAGACTTTTCCCACAGTGGGTGTGGACTTCAGTTTCTACAACTGGCCCCAGGAATCCGCTCTCCGCGCGATGGACGAACAAACCCCGGAGGATTTTCTTTTTTCCTTTAAGGTCACGGAAACGGTTACAGTCAAACATTTCCCTCAACACGCGCGCTACAGAGATCGGGCCGGCAACGAAAACCCCGATTTTCTCAATCCTGAAATTTTTATTGAGTATTTTCTCGGTCCGCTGAGCCTGTTGGG
This genomic window from Candidatus Omnitrophota bacterium contains:
- a CDS encoding DUF190 domain-containing protein codes for the protein MTDSRLIRIFIGEQDKWEGKPLFEAIVDLARAEHMAGVTCIKGFMGFGAKAHMHTAKLLRLSEDLPIVIEIVDTAEKIEALLPQLKEMVAEGLITLERVEVL
- a CDS encoding thioredoxin family protein codes for the protein MRRFLKNLTLTLSLCFLGVNSLWAQPVRTEHVRAELLSEVEWVQPGQTFWVAVRVKTLPHWHTYWKNPGDSGLPTRLSWKLPEGFEAGPVHWPYPERIELGPLANFGFEREIFLLTEISVSPKVEPGQSVEIGVRADWLVCKESCVPEGADLSLKMPVRKSIPPPSLRSVGAFAQARSELPVDSRDWQVEGVANSNRVVLNLAPRSPLDRKLKKLQFFPVESGLVEYAADQELEEEQGNYVLSLQVSSLAQGVPQRAEGVLVADFSTDDFKDVHALNIDIPLGPLPEDPPAVVKVPAPLPESPPEPVADSLLPLPAGPAQAPVPAMSLWLALIFAFLGGVILNLMPCVLPVLSLKILSLVEKTHHKGEKPWQHGLVFGAGVLVSFWILAGLLLALRAGGAQLGWGFQLQSPPFLVALSCLFFLLGLSLFGVFEIGLSISTQSAKASRKTGFTGSFLSGFLATAVATPCTAPFMGSALGYGLTQSPWVSMLIFTGLGLGMASPYVLLSSSPALLRYVPKPGRWMESFKQFLGFLLMVTVWWLLWVLGHQAGTHMVLKLLFAFWVAGIGAWVLGRWGSPSQKPWVRAVARVTALLLILLAVIWAMSKAGELSPMPGTPAAAPQELTLQWEPYSESRVQALRAQGEPVFVDFTAAWCLTCQVNKRVALHTPEVEKRFETLGVHLLVADWTSRDAKITQALQRFGRSGVPLYVLYGRDPQAPPQILPEVLTPGIVLAALDSLE
- a CDS encoding CrcB family protein — encoded protein: MNKFILLAAGGVFGAVGRYVLSGVVYRLLGTGFAYGTLAVNTLGCFGVGFLASLAERKFLMTPEMRIFWMIGLFGAFTTFSTLIFESWKMIQQGQSLLAGGNLAVSLILGFAALWIGTVMASAV
- a CDS encoding thioredoxin family protein gives rise to the protein MRRWICLALAVSFLWALPAVNADVNAQGIASGTGIGELGPDFSLPDTNGKQHSLSDYRGKYVVLEWLNHDCPFVRKHYDSGNMQSLQRKYTAQGVVWLSIVSSAPGKQGNFPPERAGELTRDKGAFPTAVLLDESGKVGRAYGSKTTPHMHILDPDGIRIYNGAIDDQPHGEIGPDTRNWVAQALDQVLDGRKVSTPATQPYGCSVKY